The genomic window AACCAATTCTTTCCGAACCAAATTCATCTTTGCGAACTGTCTACTCCTGTTTCTCCGTATCTTATGTCCGCTCCTGTAGAAATCCTTCACAAGCGATTTCCAATCTCCAAACCATTCCACATGTTGCACACATTGATTTAGGAATTGGTGATACTTGTGTGATTCCTGCATCGTTATCGATCTGAAATTAACTCTCAAAAAGTTTTATCCACTTAAACTTGTCGTGTTGCCGCGTCGAGTGCAAACAGCTCAGTGTTCGCTCTAGCGAACCTCCCGCCTATGGATCTATTTAATCCATCCATGTATTACCTAATATTACGACACCTTCTTCTTCTGACAATGTATAgaaaatttatttattctctaattcgcGAGCTTAACCGCGAATAAATCATTTTCTATCCTGCCATCCTGAAGAAGCTGAAACAAAAACATGCAATAAATGAGAACACTAATACCTGAGAGGGGCCGTACTGCACTGCGAGGCAACAACGCCTCCTCTCCTATCAGACAATAAAGAACGGGCACCGAAGAAGTGATATTGAATTATTTACCAATTACTAGCTATTTATTCATCTATACTATTTgtaaacaaaattatttaaatCCAAAGCAAGTTTATTGCCATATTGAGCAGCTAATCCGAAGCAAACAACAAAACAGTATACAActactgcataggcctacttaaattAATGACTGGATAATCGCTGCGCTATAATTAttacaatttttataatttaaatGCCTAACCTCTGCGATACCGAAAGTCTGCTTTCTATAGAGTCATCAACATAGCCGTCTTTGGCCGTTTCGGATCGCCATCTGCCGTGACGTTTGAACAATCTATCGCTCACACCCGCATTCGCTGCTGACGTCGCGCCTCCCGCTCTAAGACTGTGTAATCCATAGGGCTTTGGATCAACCTTTATCTCCTTCAATGCCGCTTCAAAAATCTCTCTACACCTAGTGTAAGATAGACTCAATTTACCGTGATTACGCAGTCTATGAATTCCCTTCTTTGAATAAAATTGCAATGGAGAGATTAAGAAAGCCTGATCTGTTGTATCATGCAACCCTGCTAACGTAAGGTATCTTACCAGCATAGCCATAGGACAGGTGGGTGTACCTGTTGCTGAAATGATCACCCATTGACCTTGTCTATAAACATCGGTTTTACTCTCTGTGACTAGAATTTTAAAATAAGTAGAATCACAAAACACGATGTCGCGTCTCCTGATGTTTACCAACTCAGCATGCCTAAAAAACCCTGCATACGATAATAAAAACATCACGCACACCCTTAGATCCTGTAACCCAGCATCAGGTCCCCCAAAACGGGCAACTATCGAGCAAAGAATGCCCGGCGAGATCGGAAGCTTTTTCAACACCGGTTTGGCCAAACGCCGTTTTAGGCCTTGCAAGATTAAGTGAATGAACTTAGAGTCACAGGGATTACTGATATTGGGCTGACGATCATGAAACCAGTTAATACCGTAAAAATTGACTCAATTTGAGAATACGGGACTCCGCTCTGATATAATTGTGAAAAGAAACGCGCAATGTCAATAGCTGAGCCAGGTAAAGGATTAACCTTATTGTTGTGACACCATTCCGACCATTTTCTGAACCCTGCACTGTATTTGTCTGCTGTAGATTTAGCTCTCGAATCTTGTAAAATGCCTTGAATCAAGTCGTcttcctgtaggcctatatcgagAACATCATGATCATATTGGGTTCTGTAATAAATAATTGATAGGATATTTGTgaataattttataattaaattattCTGTATATCTCATACTGGAGAATCGCATTAAGGCCTTACTCATTAAATCCTGTCTTCCAACCGTCATATGGTTGACGAAGCAAGTGCTCCAAACATCATTTTTGTGTGTCTTATAACTGAGCCAGTGCTCATGCCTTTATACTCCACCTCGAGCTCAGTCAGTGCTCCATACACCGATATATCTAACAACTTTCCTCCCGAAACCATATGAGAAATACTAAGCCAGTGCTCGTATTACTCGAATTTAAACAACCAAGCCAGTGCTCGATTATTCCATTATTTCTACTCATCGTTTGCTTTATTGCAACAAACATGAAACTAATCCAGCGGCCCCCAAGAATTATAAGCCGTGACTGACGGGAGAATATTGAGCCAGCGCTCCTTAACCTACTCGATCAACCTTGCAGTCTAATACACATGACTTTACTAGTGAAAACTTCGAACCAAACGTGGAATTCATATTTCTTCCTTGCACAAAAATGTTCGAAGTATCTGTAAACTGTATGCAAAATTTAACCAAGTCTTTGAAATCACTCTGCTGTGAAAACAACAACGGCCAAAAGGGGGAAGAAGGCCACATTGGAACAACTAATGTTCCTTGTGCTTTGCACACTTTGATATGCCTAAGAACTGCAGGAATGGCGCTGATGGGTGGCACTAGCCAGTTGTTATCTGAGCTCCAATCTAACGAGAAAGCGTCCACTTGTGCTGTGCCTGGACACCAGAATTTAGAGTTGAATTTACCCATTTTGGCATTGATGTGATCCGCAAATCTATCGACTGAATATGGCCCCATAGACTATTCATAAAATCAAAGAAAGGTCGGGAAACGCCCCAGTCATCAAAATCTATATGAGTCTACTCAAAGAATCTGCTTCCTGATTCTCTGTTCTAGGAATCCATTGAACTTCTAGAGAAATGGAGAACATCTTGCACACATTGAATATATCTACGGCTATGTTCTGTAACTCCAAATTCATACTACCTTTCGCTGATATCGCAACTACTCCCTGATTATCTGTGTGTAATTTCACCGTTTTGCCTTTGATAACTGGCGCGAAAGACAACAAAGCTGTGTGTACTGCCTTTAATTCTCTCCAAGTGGAGCTTTTTAACTTCTCACCTTCATTCCATGAATGAACGCATGATTTTGTACTTGAATTACCATCTGAAGCAATAATTGCCCCCAAGCCAGTGCTGCTCGCATCAGTGAATACCAATACCTGTGGAATTGATAAAACAGGAAGCGTACGAATGTTAAGCCTGTCTACATTGTTTTTCCAGAAAAACACTTCTTCAATAGCTAATTGAAATTTTCTCATGTCCAACTTCGCATCCCAGTGGTTCTCGACAAAATAGCGGTATGCATGAATCTCGTTTTTAAGAGTGCAATATTACCTACTACTGGTTTGATGGAAATAATTTTACCAGTGAGCGACGCCAGCATCCTGGCAGATATACTTGGCAACGCATAAATAAATGCATCTATAGATGAATGAATATCGCTAATCCGCTTGTTGGTGATAGCAAGGGACCCTGAACACCCATCCCATTGCATACCTAACCACTCAATTAACTGAGATGGACTCCATTTGGACTTTTCCACATTTGGAACAAATCCTGCTAATAATAGATCACTCTTTACCTTCTCAGCCTGAGCTGCGCAAACTGCTTCTGACTGCGAAACACACCATCCGTCATCTAGGAAAACGACAATAAACATACCTAGCTCTCGCCATCTTCTGACTAAAGGTCTGAGACATTTCGTAAAAATGAATCCTGACGAGGTTAACCTGAAGGGCAAAACGAGGAAACAATAATACTTAGTTTCCCTTTTTCTGTCCAAGAGAAAATCCTAGAAACTTACAGTGATCTTCAAACATCTCCACGTGATGATAACCCGACTTTAAGTCGAAGGAAAACATAAAGGAGTCATTCTTGAAATAATTAAGAGCTACCTTCCAATCGTCAAACTTGACGCTTTGTTTCCAAACATGGTCATTAACATGGCGCAAATCTAAAATTAGCCTCTTTTTGCCGGAGTTTTGAACGGAAACTGAAAGAGGGTTTACGATATATGGTTGAGAATTACATTGAACAATGAGACCTTTATTAAAAAGTTCTTGAATTGCTTCTGACACAAAGGAACTGTTCTCAAGTGCAGATTTATTGTACTTGAGATAAATCGGAGGTGGTGTAGAAACGAAGGGAATTTTGTACCCATGCTCGACCGTATCCACTATGAAACTACTAGCCCCAATTTCTCTCCAAAAAGAAACGGATGCTTTGAGCCTCCCTTTAACATTAGGTTCTGCGCTACCCTGCTCGTACTCAAAATAGTTCTGAATCAAATCGCAATCGTACCGAGTATCATTGTTATCTGTCTCTCGCAAATCTTCGTTTCCCGCATAGAAAGTGTCTTTATTCGTATCTCCGTCTGTCTTCCAATCCGATTCCACTGACTCTGTATTgactaaaaatacaaaacatgtctCATATTAACGTGGAGCTAGTGCGGATGAATGACCTCCTCATACCTGTTACACGCAAGACCCGCTGATTCAATTAATAGAACCATTATCGTTTTATTAATCGAATTCAATAAATTGATCCGAATCATTCAAAATCATTCATGCATTCAATTGAATAATCTCGGGGCTACAACCTcggaatttaaaaaatatatatattaccgCATTATGTCTAGCGACCCTCAAAACCTATCAACCGTATCGGACTATGAACTCATCACAAAATATCCTTGAAAAAAGGCGAGGCGCCCATTATATTTTGTGTGATGCACTgctaattcacaataatgttaTAAACCGTATTGGTTTACGAACTCTTGcacaaaagttatttataaaAAAGGAAATAAGGCGCCCATTGAATTTCGTGTGATACGCTACTGGGTAACAAAAAGAATCTTTAAATACATAGCCGAATCGCTCGCTAACActtcttatttatttttatttcattcattcgtATCAATAACACTATCTGCCTTTATAATAATTCTGCTCACCTGCTTTAAAAGAAGCATGTACCGCCTGAACATTATAATGTTCCCTGTTTAGTGCTGATCTCTCTGAGATACCCCGGTCTGGCTGTGGATGGACAATTTCTGCGCCAGTGCCCCGGTTTGCCACACGCGAAACATATGTCGCCTGGCTTGAAGGAATTGGCCGTGTTGGCATATTGAGAGAATCGGTAGCTGTTACGAGGGCCTCGAAAAAACTGATTGTGACCAGAATAAGAACTATCCGGATTAGGATAGGTTGCCACAGCCCTGCCTGTGCCTCTTTTGTTAAACTTCTTGGGTTGCTGCTTGGTCGCTTTACGTTTGCGTAAGGCGCGAAGTGACGCTGCCCGCATTTTCTTTTCGTCATCGCTGTCATCAGCGAGATCATCCGATTCATATTCATCTACGGCACCCCAACCGGCCGCCGACTTGTCGGCGAACCGAATCAGCTTATTACGGTGATTAATCTTGTCTACTACCTCCCCTAACAGCTTGTCACTATCACTAGGAAGCTCGGAGATCTCTCTAGCTTCTACAACTTTTCCAAGATTTCGCTATTAAAGCTGTATTGAAGCTTGTTACCTCTATAGTTAAAGTTCAGGTCTGCCCCTCGTTTTAGCTTATTCACCTCTTGACTGGTCTTGGCAAACTTACTCACGGTATCTTCTTTGAACTGGAGGATAGTCTTATCAAAGTATTTTTGGAAGTCCCCCAAAGCTTTAACGAATGTTGCCGGTGTAGAACTGGCGCCGCCGGACCCGACTGAAGGATTGGGCGTAGCCCTTTGTCCGTCAGCTCTCGAATTTCCCGGGTTTGTTCGGCTCCGCTGTACTCACCCCGTACACTACCCGTATTTGCCTCTTCTGCCTGAAAACTCTCCTGCTCTGACATATTATTCCTCTAGAGATGATATCTTATTTTGAAAACAGCAAATGATTTAACGGTAAAATATTGAAGCCTAAGAAAAAATTCCGGGAGATTTAAACTTGTCGTGTTGCCGCGTCGAGTGCAAACAGCTCAGTGTTCGCTCTAGCGAACCTCCCGCCTATGGATCTATTTAATCCATCCATGTATTACCTAATATTACGACACCTTCTTCTTCTGACAATGTATAGAAAATTTatctacatgctacagtgatgcaccattgtgATTGTACCTTTCTGTCTCAAGTTATATGTAAATAGGATCAAAGGTCAAAGATTAGCATTTCCGGCCCAAAACGCCCGGCTAGGTTCAGATCTGttcccagatctagttctttcttctttctggcaacacgtcCAATGCTCCTTTATGCTGAGGCCGATTTTGACCAAACTTTGTCACAAGAACCACTGTCCAAGATGTAACATGATATGTGACCAgatccgggtcaaaggtcacgcaagggtcacaggggtcaaaaaggtgatttcagcttaaaatgctactctttccacaaatttcatggctcagagttgggacttgcacacatgcattgaccttCGATGGTACACAAAAGTTGCTCTCcaatttgggatcaaaggtcatttaggggtcacttccggtcatttctgaaataccttcaaaatgctacttctcgcaCAAATTAAGTAGTACAGAGTTGGTACTTACACACATGTATTGACCTTAACAGGTACACAAAatttattctccgattttgggtcaaaggtcattaaggggtcatttccggttaaaatctaaaaatcttcaaaaattcatatctgctacatgtaacatagtatgctgatgccacttgcacagaaattatccttatgacatcctgaacatattacaaatatttctgaccccaaaggtcaaagttgaagggtcaaaggtcaaattttaaaattagtccaatcgagctcaaatttaaCATGTATGGTCCTTACGACATTCCTAACATgttaataatatttatgaccccaaaggttaACGTTTAGGGGTCAacggtcaaatgttaaaattggtctgatcgagctcaaattcaacaggaatgatccttacaacattctaagcatgttaaaaatatttatgaccctaaAGGCCAAAGTTTAGAGGTCATttcgtcaaaggtcatttaggggtcaatgCTGCTTAACGGCTACGGCTAGGTTTAGATCTATGCCTAGATCtagttttcattttgttttcattactgGAGTAGAGAGAGCAGGAAGCAAGACACGAATGCCTTGTATTTCATCATAACAAAGAAAATGGCCATGTTTTAGTTTGGCGAATTGATCCACAACATTGGAATAATACATCGGATATTGCTTCTGAAAACTGCATCAAAATCGGCATTTCCCTGCTCTAGTTATGCACTTTATATGCTAAAATGTCACTTAAACTTAAAAGATTACACGCAACAAATTGAACAATTATATACATTTATTTGGTAGCGAAATGGTATATATTATGGGAAGGCGATCATCAACAGCTATTTAACTGCGCATTTCACCCAACATATCATATTATTTGAAGATACGAGTTGACACCATCATTGATCATGCTTTCGAGTCAAGCTCTGTCTGCCTACACATTGACGCCCTCTAGCAAGATCATGGGTTAATTTTGATAACAATACGCTATTCAAATAACAATTGGGCACATGCTCATTTCCCAGTACCACGTCCGTTTTATCGTCCTTGCTTCAAACGTTGATTAAATTTCAAAGAATATGCAAAAAGACgtggatcataattatatggaaatttcacattaaGTCAATGTACGTTTCATTCTCACCTGTCcgattagtgtcttcgaaaagagcaCTATTGTACTCTTGTATTCaatctcacggttgtttgatgtgacaatttattagtttttcaaacaaaacatcatgtacaacccaattttaggagcttttaggcttaaacagcttaaagcggtatcatgctaatgtatacagatgcttttgagtcattttcaacttcaatttccccttatttacaacattactcATTTTCACGGCATTTTGAAAGCTTTTTCgggtataaaatgtatctatttatgacaaaattgatggcgctatttagatacttgAAATTACTCTTTCGgccttttaatacaaataattccttttatttgttgatgaaatatgtttataaaatttcgttgttgcttgtttcacctattccacctattttgatggcagtattgattatttacccttgcaaattaagaaacatgatttatgataaatagcggcacctatagtttgcatttacttaataatgaagccaattctatatacatcaaacaaccgtgatatctACGAttgtacacatacacacacatgacaggtgatgagggTAGCCTACtaatagtgcagggcaatacattccaaaactgttttcacctatcgctattgtaattaatcttgttacatcactacttctaccgcgaattgatcaattctgtattgatttgataaatCTGGCTTCTGAGGTGCTAGTGTTTTTTACTCAAGATATTAAAGTTTGGCATTACATTTTTTGAACTATTATATTTAGATATGTTTGTGCAAACAATTAAATTTTGTTCACCatgtatgtaagataaacggttcaaaccAGACCATCACCAGAAATAATGGGAGTGTTGTTCAGGACTGGCTCAATATTAGTTGGATTGAGGTCggaacctcaaaccaactaacgtCTCACCAGTCCTGAACGCCCCTTATCGTCTGATAATCCCTTTATCTAATACAGAAAAGTGATCATGAATGACAATGGCAGTGACCGTTACTCAATATACTTAAAAATATCGTTTATCTGTCAGAGAATTCTcgtgtttcacaatacgatgcgcctccagcggtcattgggtcgaggccaaaatacgcagtgcatcatgggaaaaggagtcgacatccaaagcccgcgtaatacgaatacaatacaggagcATGCATAATTGTGGGTttgaatgtcattataatgatgttacatgcaaatgcacactaaaacaacaatttacaactatagtagatccattttgtATCTATTGATCaaagggaatccttcgtggagctgttttcaacatatttattattgcactcgcgtgaaaattcaatagcagctagtacggcgatgtcgactctggagtcaaaaatttgattgccaaaagcaaccgctggcggcgcatcgtattgtgaaacgtgaGAATTGATTTCCTGGATATGTACTACCAACGTTAAATACCAAACAAGAGGATACCAGATTTAGTCGCGCTTAGTGACTCTCAGTTTGTACGGTTCTGGACGTAGGGCCATCCCATCGATTGGTTTCAAGGTAGGCATCGGTGTGTTCTCAGATGTTTTCTCAAATTTGAACTGATGTAGAAGATGGgtaaagaagatgaagagttcTTGTCTCGCGAGAGCTTCACCAAGACAAACACGGTGCCCTACAACAGAAAGGATAAAAAGATGATGCCGCAATGAGCATGTTTCAAAGAAAGCGAGAAAGCGCTTTCAAGGATCAAATAACCTATTTTGTTACCTTTATTTTGAATTGATTAATTGAATATTATGACGAGGTATTTAAATGCACATGTCATAATAGGCATATCCATGTGTGGCATTTGAACGCAGGAAAATAAAATGGCGACCATTCTTTTTAAACGGTCAAACTACAATGAATAAATTTCACAGAAGGCGGAAAAGCGCATCTTCCTCAAATTAAGTCGTATTTAATTATGATGAGACAATGCGCATACAATTTTTCATACGTGTCATTTTCTTTGATATCTTAATTTTAATTTCTTCGCGATATTACCTCTTAGAGGTTTCGATCgacatttttttccacattgtCATACCCGGTCCCTgcactccgtgtatccgcgggtaATCATGCTTGTTGGCAAAGTTTAAAAAGTTAGATATCACCACGCTAGATATCACCACGCTATTCGTCGGGAAGGTGTAGCAACGGAAAGTTGTCTTGGCCGCTGCTACATGAAATACCGACAGCGGTACCCcactccgtgtatccgcgggtaATCATGCTTGTGGGCAAAGTTTAAAAACACCCCGTTTTGCATCTATTAATTTCGCAAACTTTTTAGAGGAAAACACGCCTTTTTAGCAATATCGCGAACTTGTTGCCCTTCAATAATACCTCTTTTTCGGTTAAAATGCAAACGATATTTCAAAGATGCCCTTTTTTGACAGAAACTCATACAACAAATCCCGAAATTTAGTTTGCGTTAAGGTACACCTTTTATAAATTTCGCAAATGTGTGTTGATTAATTCAACCTTTTTTGTGTTTCGCAAATCGCATTTCTTCAGCAGAAATCATCCCATATTTCTCAAAATTTCCAACAGCACGATTACCCCGTGGATACATGAAGTTCGGGGACCGGATGGTCACAAGGGATTGAACATTTTAAATGCTTTAATAAAGTTCAGAAATATCTTCATCTAGTTCTTCGTCTAGTCCCAAGGAATATAAaagtaaatgttcagaatattttatttctaaaattctattaacatgattaatgaggTATGTCAAAATATGTCAAAgggtaaaaacaaaattgtacaaaaaataatgttcaaaaCATCCTAGAGCGACCTTAACGCTTATACTGAGTTTTCAAAGGTATTTTAAGTGTATTACGTACAAGATCTAAATGCATGGCTTTTCTTGGCATTGGTCTGGTTAGTTACATACCTATTCCAAATGGAATCACTTCGCTCGGCTCATGAAAATTACCGTCATCGTCCAAAAAGCGTTCCGGTCTAAACTCTTCTGGTTCTCCCCACAACTCAGGGCTGTGCATCACTGCGTACAAGTTGGAAATCACCACGCTATTCTTCGGGATGGTGTAGGAACGGAAAGTTGTTTTGGCTGCTGCTACATGAAACACAGACAGCGGTGCCAGTGAAACGATTCGATGAAGCTCCGTGATAAAGGCTTGTGTATAAGGAAGTTTCGGTTTATCGGCCAACTTTGGTAACCGGTTACGACCGACTACCGTATCGATTTCGTGATGTATGCGATCCTGCACCTTGGGGTATCGGACAAGGTATTGACTGCCCCATCGAAGTGTATTTGATGTCGTGTCTGTCCCCGCTTGGAAAAGAGCTAATATTTGTCCGGTCATATTATCTGGATTTCGGAAAGAACTAGGCTCGTCGGATTTGTGAAGTCGTATCTCATTTAACCACAAATCGATCACGTCATTCAAGTTATTGTGGTCAAAGTTTTTACGATGACTTTCAATCATGCCGTTTATGAATTCATGCAGCTCATCAACATTTTTGTTCATTTCTTGCTTCGCTTTACTTGGGATGTTGATCGGGATAAACATTTCCAAGCCACCTGCCCCCGACAATTCCCCCTGACGATTCAAAAGATTCGTAAGCCGATGAATGCGCTCATCAGAAAGTTCAAATCGAGTTCCAAAAACGACTTTACAGATAATGTTTGATACCGAATTATTGAAATGCCAACTAAGATCGACAGATTGGCCTTGAAGGTTAGACAACTCCTCGATCAGATACGTGCTTTCTTTACTGATAGGCTCCTCAAAACGAGATGTACCGATTCCAAATTGACGGAAGCAGGCTAGGGCAAAAATGCGGTATGGTGCCATGTCATCCAATTTGTTATCTATAAGAAAATTATAAAACATAGAACGAATTAAATGAATTATTATAATTCACATCTCTATTTTTCAGTTTGTGTGAATAATAAAACATTAATTAGAGCCACTTAACCATGGCGAATAATAATGATGACGAGAATAACGATGTCGACGACGACATTACGTTGATGTCGAACAATGTTGAAGAGATGGTGAAGTAgatgttgataatgatgatgacgatattgATAACAACAATAATCACAATGTCCATGGAtgtggtggttgtggtggtggtagTGACGGTGGTTGTAGTTGTGGTGGTGCTGAAGATGCAGATGGTGGGGTGGTGTTAGTGATTGTTGGCGCCGTCGTCGTACTGCTGGAACTGCTATATTTGCTATTTGTGATACAATGGGTAAtaaatttcacattttacattatTCATGTTCATTACTTACAAGATCTGCTGAATACCCTGGCTTGCATTTCATTTTCTCCTCTATCATTGAGTTTAGTATCTTGAAAAGCCTCACGTATTGCTTTGTATTCATTAAGAACAACGATAGGCATCCCGAGTGCTGTGAACGAAAATACTTGTCCATATTTGTTACCAAGCTGCATAAGAAACATGTAAAGAGGTTCGCCTTTGTAAAGAGCGTAGGCGATGTTGGGAGCATATCCGATGTAAGGAATTAGAGTCCAAGGACCTGGCGGTAAGTtgttctttttggaaaaaaagaaaaccaCAGACACAAGTAAAACGCACAGAAGTAAAATGTTAGTAAAAGATaatccgaaaatcattgatagaAACCCTGAAATTGCTGCCATTTTGGATTCGAACAGTCTGACGATATAACCAGCAATATATCTGTGTGAACATGCTACTTTGAATACAATGTAAATTCAACATAATCATGATGACGTGGCACAAAGTGTAGTGAACCTATGCTCTAAGGGACTGTGCAAGAATTATGAGCCTCCCATACAATTTCCAactggcccgccaaaaattgcttgaccctcCCCCCCCTAAATTTTACAAACCttaaggggctgtacaataattatgagctccggggtaaaatttataaaaacggctaaccaaaaatcacttgccttcCGCcgccccctcggcctgccaaaaattctttgcctccccccttgcgcatgtcaaatttttgggatcccaatttacaaactttaaattgtctagatacatgttgcgagcgcatcgagcaaaaaaattgcatatttaagcgtttccatactgttttcctaagctttTAAGAGCGTTTTATTTCAAGGCTACCCGGAATGtgtgctaaaaatcgcttgcccccaccccttGGCTCACCAAAAGTGTCTTGCCCCCAA from Amphiura filiformis chromosome 5, Afil_fr2py, whole genome shotgun sequence includes these protein-coding regions:
- the LOC140153666 gene encoding cytochrome P450 2J4-like, translated to MAAISGFLSMIFGLSFTNILLLCVLLVSVVFFFSKKNNLPPGPWTLIPYIGYAPNIAYALYKGEPLYMFLMQLGNKYGQVFSFTALGMPIVVLNEYKAIREAFQDTKLNDRGENEMQARVFSRSYNKLDDMAPYRIFALACFRQFGIGTSRFEEPISKESTYLIEELSNLQGQSVDLSWHFNNSVSNIICKVVFGTRFELSDERIHRLTNLLNRQGELSGAGGLEMFIPINIPSKAKQEMNKNVDELHEFINGMIESHRKNFDHNNLNDVIDLWLNEIRLHKSDEPSSFRNPDNMTGQILALFQAGTDTTSNTLRWGSQYLVRYPKVQDRIHHEIDTVVGRNRLPKLADKPKLPYTQAFITELHRIVSLAPLSVFHVAAAKTTFRSYTIPKNSVVISNLYAVMHSPELWGEPEEFRPERFLDDDGNFHEPSEVIPFGIGHRVCLGEALARQELFIFFTHLLHQFKFEKTSENTPMPTLKPIDGMALRPEPYKLRVTKRD